The following nucleotide sequence is from Coffea eugenioides isolate CCC68of chromosome 3, Ceug_1.0, whole genome shotgun sequence.
TGGATAATATCTTAAAAAAGTAGTGATTTTTAATGTTACATGGATATTATTCATGTATCATGAATAATGATACATGGATAATATCCTAATTTTTAGTATATAACTTTATTCTAACACTATTATATAAATTATCGCATGATTTGTGGAGGTGGCCTTCAATCGGTTATGGTTAAGATTCATGATTACATTAATGTGTAAAAGTAATTACGGAGTGAAGTACAAAGCGGCCTTCTCGCAAAGCCAATTGAAAAGACTGCTTGTTGTTTTTTCTTGACTTTCCTTCtaaattaaatatttcaataataaaattttaatatgtgtatgtgtgtgtgtatgtatatgtatattcaCCTACAATGTTGATTTTATTAAAGTATTTAaacaattatataaaatatctaTTCATTTGAGACTTAATTGATAACCAATTGAAATGCCAAAAAAatctaaaaggaaaaattgtttTTCAATCAACTTAATTTACATATAGTTTCATTTTAAAGGGATATTAAATTGAGTGCTTAATTATCAATATAAGTGAAATTGGTAAAATCCATTATCAATTGATTATTGGTATGATTAGATATATTTTGCCAAATTTGAGATCAACTATGCAAAAGATAGGAAATATATTAGAAATTAGTAATATAACTAATGAAATAAAGAagcaaaaaatgaagaagaaaggtttattttgttatttcatACTTTTTGATACTAAATTTTTTAGTAAATATAGCACATTTTCAACACAATTCATATTTAGTTTCATCCTAAAACCCTCAATGTTACTATTCCAAACTTAAGGGACTATAATGatttaaattacaaaatttgaaaactctaaatacaaattcaaaaaaatttgaatttctatCAATTGTCTTAAATCTactcaaaatttaaaattttgtggACCacatttattttgattaaaacaTTGGGGTCCAATTCAGCATATAGGCCAAACATTGAGAATCAAAATTGCATTTCTCTCTTAATTCTTTAACCAGATAAGGTATGAATATTGCACATCCTTAGCATTTATTGGTAAACTTTTTGTCGATCATTTTGAGGCCAAGGCCTACTCTTTTTCAGGCCCATTTTCAAGTCTAGAACTTTTCCATTTATTAAAGTTTTTCTCAAGGTTTTATTAGGCCCATATGTTAAGTGCCTTACCTTTTTCAAATTCAAGTAATTTTTCAGAAGACTAAAGAGCAACTACCTGCAGAAACTTGTCCCACCATAGAAACCAGTAAAACATCATTTCTACCTGCGTTTCacaagtcccaagtcccaaCTAATCAAACCAAACGAAAAAAAGGCATGAGGCCTAAAAAGCCCCTTAACCATATCAACTTCGACCCATTACAAAGCCCAAAAATATTTGTAAGACCAAAAAGGAACATCCACAAGAATAGAAAACCTCAGTGAAACAGCTCCATCCCACagaagtggaggaagaaattgatTCTACTTTGGTGGTTTCTTCATCCACCCCAGCTGGTGTatctttctccctctccctctcacGTACTCAGGATTAACATATTGAATGGTACATTTTTTTGCTAAGAAAGGAAAAGATGAAGCAATGATCAGCTGGGGgaaaaaaatattgtagaaCTTTGCCATTCTTtactttccttctttttttttggacttTCTTGTTTTTCCCTTGCCTAtcattttgctttctttttctaatcTACATTTTAGtgattaatattttaaaaactaaagttttctttattattgttgtttatcAACATAAGTACATAAAGTGCCAATTGGATTCAACCTGATTCCTTCGCTGTTTTGAAGGCGTTATGTTGTTCGCGCATCGCGCTTTGGTTTCCGATCTCGTGTTTCTGTACTGCGTCCTCCCACTTGACGATTAAAAAAGGCGTTATTGTTTGGCATTGCGCTTAGGTTTACTGCACTTCCCATGTGCCCCTGTTTCCTTGTTTCTGTGCTTCTGCTGCTTTCGCTTTCTTCCCACTAGTTCCCTAGAGAATCTGATGGACACTAGGGGAGGAAATGAGCCAAAGAAGGTAGTCGTCCTACTGTCCTACTTTCTGCACTGCATTTGTCTATCAGCTGAAAAGGTACCTGACCAGTGGATACTAGAGAAAACTAGTACAAAATTAGATAATCATATTCTCTTccacaaattaaaattttaaccATATATCTTAAGTATTTTTAATGCATGATTTAGTCGTAGATTAGATCTAGTTATGATTAATAGTAACAAATGgtaatgaaaaaaaattgggattGTGGAGCTAGCGCTCAATGAGCATTTTACTTGTTTCTACgcaattaaatcgatctcaggAAAAGTAATAAACCCCTATAGTTCCCTTGTTTGGTTAACTCtgaagatcaactagatgtgGTAAAACTTAATTTACATTTGTTTTTTGACATTTAGGTACTTCAACTTATTCATTCACAAGCTTGATCCCATGAACAAAAGCGTGAATGATTGATGATTAAGCATGAAGAGATTGTGCCCATATAGAGGTAGAAAATTTTTAGGAAAGAGTGGTTAATCTGTattcaaacaagaaaaaggTAGATTAGAATTTCTAATCAAAACACTTGGGACAAAAACTGATTCTTTGCAATGTTTTGAAAGGTCAAAAAGCTAATTACATGCTTTTGCATTACGGCATATTAATTAAGCCACAACCTGAAGAAATACTCAGCAATCATAAACAAGATGAATGATTTAATTCTTGGTTCAAGTTTAAGCTAGAAACGCTGGGTTGATCGGGTCAGGAAAAAGCTCAAGATACACATTGACATCCCTCATTGTACTTTTGGAGTTCCCAAAAGTTCAGGTGACACAAAACCAGAAGCTTATGTCCCTCAGCGAATAGGTCTAGGAACCTATCATAGTTTGTGCCCAGAGCTTTATTGAATGCAGAAACAGTTTGTTCAGCCAGAAATACTTGATAATTTTGAAGAACTTGTGATTAATAAGCTGAAAACGATTGAGCCCTCCATCCGAGCATGCTATAACAGGGACCTGGACCTTAATGGTGATACTTTAGCATGGATAATGGCAATTGATGGTATATATTTGCTTCAGTTTTTTAGTGCCTATGAGTGTAGTAATTCAGGGAATGAAGTTGATTCTGCTTTTGAGAGATTGACAAAGGATAACATAATGCCTGAGAACCAAATTCCAGCACTTGTACTTGAGGAAATCCAGAGGGCTCTCATATTCCCTGATTTACTTAAGCACATGTACTTGAGGAAATCCAGAGGGCTTTCATGTTCCCTGATTTACTTAAGCACATCTATCTATCCTCTATACATCTTTGCAATTGCATCTTCAGGTTTAAAATTTTGGCAATCATAGTATTGGTTTTATAATTGACCATCTATAAATTATATACTGGATCAATTCTATCCAATTACATGGTTCTAGTAAATTAATAAAAGAATCTGTTGAAATCTGTTTAGTGAAAGGGCTTATTagctaagtttttttttttttttttttttaatctctgcATCAAGAAACTGATTGAACTGAGTTTCCTCGAGATCTATTTTACATCCAAATTCATAAAACGAATGCAACTTCACTAGCATAGATGCTAAGTCTGAAATATTCTTTTGATAGTCATTGCTATATTAACGAGTTGATAAGTAATAATGCAAATAGCAGGAGATAGAGATTAGTGTCAAAGTaactacttttattttaatttttatttctaGTAGGGGAAACACAGGATTTAAGAAGCAGAGGGATTCGAACCCAGACCTCTAATTCCTAGATCTCAAGTCACCATTAAATTCTAAATCTGACTGCATTTTGctgttaagctcaaaaccattCAAAACCAATCTGCTGGCTGAGATCACTCGTGATCAAATGGAAGGAACATTTTTACTAGTCAGTTCAACATTGCAACTTGTCCAGCAGTATCTGTCTCTCTACATAGAAGCATTAACAAAATTAAAGAATCATTTTTCACCATGTCAACTAATCTacaaaaaatgagaaagtgcgcattgaaaatttttttagcaTCTGCAATAGAATGAAACTTAAAATAATGGAAGATACTAGAAAAGGTCAAtgcaaagaaacaaaatccAATTTGGGTGGTGATTCAGAAAAGTCCAAAATCAAGGTGATTTGTCCTTCATGTCATATATACCAGGGTTATATATTGCAACCTCTTGCCAAAATTCAAATTGATGACTTGTTCTTTTACAAGTTCATATATACCAGGGTTATATATTGCAACTTCCAAATTTCCCAAGTCTTCAACTCTAAAATGGAAGAAGCTGGTGGGGTAAAGCTCTTCGGATTCTGGGTAAGCCCATTTGCTCAAAGGGTGAAGTGGGCACTGAAGCTAAAAGGCATTCAGTATGAATACATAGAAGAAGATAAATACAATAAGAGCCCTTTGCTGTTGAAATTGAATCCTGTTTATGGAAAGGTTCCTGTTCTTGTTCACAATGGAAAACCAATTTCAGAATCCATAATCATTCTTGAATACATTGATGCGGTGTGGAAACAGGCTCCCCTGTTGCCTCAAGATCCTTATGAAAGAGCCCAAGCACACTTTTGGGCTAAATTTGCTGAAGAGAAGGTATTGATTACTTATTTATTACTGGCAACTTGTTCCTTAGATGTGCCTTATTAAATTCTAACGAAGGCATTTTCCTGTAAAAGATATGCATGAAGTTTATTGAATTATTATTGCTTAATCTTGTCTACATGAACTATATCAATATATATACTAACAGATTTGAATACATAACAATTAGCCTCAATTACTTAGACTACACGGTCTACTAGCATATTTGTAGACCTCACGAGGCTTGTTGTGCAAACTTTCAATATAGTTCTAATATTTTAACCATTTTGTTGCAACATTTCcaagtttttcttttccttatttGACAGGTTATGTTTGAAGTATTTGATTGAACCTCTCTATACTATACTCTATTACGGATTTGTTTTACAAAGTGGCTCCTATTGTGGCCTAAATTTGTGCGGTAGAATTAAAATCTGATAGCCCTTTATTTCGGTTTCAAGCCTAATTTCATGGCTGTTGTGTGATGTCCAGGTTAGACAATCTGTGGTGGAAGCTATGTGTTCTAGTGGTGATGAAAAGCAGAAGGCAGTAAAATTAGCAGTGGAGGCGTTTGAAGAGTTTGAAAAGGAGCTAAAACGAAGAGGGACAAAGTTCTTTGGAGGGGAAACAATTGGTTTTGTGGATATTGTAGCTGGCTGTATTTCTTATCAACTGCCCGTGCATGAGGAAGTTGGATCCATCAAGATTCTTGACTCATCAAAGTTCCCTGGAATTTCTGAGTggatcagaaattttctcaaccatCCACTGATTAATGAAGGCTTACCACAAAAGGATCAGATGTTTGCTTATTACTCCAAACGTAGCAAAGAAATAGCTTATCAGAAAATGTCTCACAAGACTGTTTAGGAAAAGTTGAATCATTTCCAGAGATTTCTGGCCGTGTTTTGTCCATTGGAATAAGACAATGTCCTATGTGTTGTAACACATTACCCTACTACTAGATTAATGATGTATTATTGTATTTTAATCTGTGTATATtgtctattattttattttaatccGTACTTCATTGTTTTGTataataaattacaataaaatGATACGTTATGATGTGATTGGGAATATAAATTAAGCCACTATTGGCGTGAAATATATTCTTGTACAAATATATTGGTGAAAACGAGTATTGAACTTGTAATTAGTAgttattttctcctttttcttttcataataATGTTGTTTGGTCCAAGTATTAACTGGATATATTGGTGGGTGGTACCAGAATACATTAGTAGTTTAATTGCCATGCGCTTTCTCATATGAGACCCCCCGGTCTCCGCAAACAAAAAAAGGACGAAATAGTAtgcaggtttttttttttttttgggtgctgGATTAACTGAAAACATATGGAAGCAACATATAGGACAggtaaatgcaaaaaaaaaaaaaaaaaaaaaaaaaaaaactcaatccAATcgaattagaaattttttttttttttgcccttaaTGTCCAAAGTAAAAAGTAAATATTGCATAAAATGGTCAAAACCATAAATATTATAATTGTGATGTCGTCATGCATGACGTGTCTCCATGAGCCTAATGGTCAAATATGATGATTACAGACTTAGCCCCCCCAACAAGACTATTCAATACCAGTACCCAACTATGGCAAGACTACAATTCTAATTGGAAGAGAATCAGGCCGGGCGTGAAGCTCTTGGGATTTTGGGTGAGCCCATATGCTCTAAGGGTGAAGTGGGCACTGAAATTGAAGGGGATAGAGTATGGATACATTGAATACTTTTGAACCTGAGTCCTGTTCATGAACAAGTTCCCGTGCTAGTTCATGATGGAAAACCAATATCAGAGTCAATTGTGATCCGGGAATATATTGATGTTAGTGTGGAAACAGTAGTCTTTTTTGGCCTCAAGATCCTTATGAAAGAGCCAATTCTCGCTTCTGGGTTAGATTTGCTGCAGAAAAGGTAACCTGTTTGCATGTTTGCTTTGATGATTACTAGAATAACTTCCTTTGTTTGcaacttaattttttttgatgaaaatcattttCAACCTTAGACCAACTCTATTATGCTAACTTAATTTGCAACCAAAACTAACTTGCCACTTGATTGATCAATGTAATTGCAAACCAGTTGTCATAATCtgcatcagattttttatctgGCAAACAAATATATTGTCATATTTGAAATGTTAATTATCTACTACTTAAAGCATTAGTCCTTTTTCATTAACAGTTTGTTAATTATCAAATTTAGAATATTAAAGACAGCACTATCGTCCGCTATCTTTCACTGTGATAAGCATATAATTTCCaggccaaaagaaaaaaaaatccaattaagATTTGCATTTCAACAAAAATGTTGTATTTAGTATGTAAGCACTTGAAATGCATCATTTTAAATATGATTGGATGAAGAAGGATGTTGTCTGGATGTAAGGAACTATTTGTTCAATTTTCCCTTTCAGGATTTTCTATCTTTTCTCTTTCTACATTCCTTACTATGCCTTTGATTCTCTTCATGTTCATGGCTTACTTTGTATGACATATTATGAGTTAGAAGTTCCCCTCTTATGCAATGAAAATTAATAACTTATTAGGCTTTCAGGATCCTGTTTAATGTTAATAAAAATTTGATGCATCTAAGTCTAAATATTATAATGCTTTAGAACTTCTTTCAAACAAATACTAAATATCTTGCTCTACCAGCtgaccaatttcttttctttttctttttttattcggATGAATACTGATTCATCAACTTAAAATGTACCAAAAGATAGTCCTTTTCTTTTGGCAAATAAACAATAATAGTAAAACAATTGTAATAATGTATTTCTAAAAAATTAgccaaagtaaaagaaaaaaaaggagaaaggaaaacaaaatattctaaaatatTCGCTGGGCTTCAAGAAATTTTTATATGGATCTTCAAGATAGCAGTATTTGTTAGGGAGAAACGCTTTGAGAGAAACCATCAAAGAACCTAATATGTAAGTAGACATGTCAATGGATCGGATTTTATCCAAATCCAATCCAGACCCAATATATTTGGATAgaatttggatttaatttctcaaatctagATCCTACCCAGATCCAGACCATATGAGAGAGTCATGGGTTTAGATAGGGTCTGATTTTCTAAAATCCATATTCAAATCCAAACTCATATTAGATCTTACCCAAACTcatatatatttaattaaataatatatattagaaaatttataaaataatataatattttatggCTATTGGATCGAATAAAATAAGATTTATGACATCAAAATCTGCATTTAGTGTTGGTGGTTGGGTGATTGATGAGACTCTACCAAATTGCTTCTAGATGTGATTGAAATATTAGTGGCTACTGATGATTGGattgaatcaaagaaaaaatgagtaagtgttTATAAATCTTCTTATTCTATTATATATTTGCTATCAGTCCTtaatcaaatgatttttattTCATTCACTATTTTAGTGCTGGATTGCAAGATATCTACTAACATTGAggtttaaataagaaaaagaggtacaaaattatatttttttaacaagactagatatttatatatattatggttgttttcttttttaaaaactaatccTAGTTGTCATTATAATTGGTacaaattttttcaagaaaaggtAAAAAGTTAAAggcaaacaaatgaaatattgaTGTGGATGtagttaaatttttaaaaatatatagaagtagtcaataataattatttctttgagttcaaaatattgcattcaatttgttgaa
It contains:
- the LOC113766592 gene encoding probable glutathione S-transferase; translated protein: MEEAGGVKLFGFWVSPFAQRVKWALKLKGIQYEYIEEDKYNKSPLLLKLNPVYGKVPVLVHNGKPISESIIILEYIDAVWKQAPLLPQDPYERAQAHFWAKFAEEKVRQSVVEAMCSSGDEKQKAVKLAVEAFEEFEKELKRRGTKFFGGETIGFVDIVAGCISYQLPVHEEVGSIKILDSSKFPGISEWIRNFLNHPLINEGLPQKDQMFAYYSKRSKEIAYQKMSHKTV